One genomic segment of Clostridium saccharoperbutylacetonicum N1-4(HMT) includes these proteins:
- a CDS encoding adenylate kinase: MKIDIIGAVGSGKTTLAHKIAKEFHIPCYEQDNVVWIRTSKGDVRRTDDEIEKIFFDILESENWIIEGSPRKLLKKRYEYSEYIIFLDTNSLLRLYRILRRWIRQRFGREAYNTKPTLKFLWMNIKWHYEFNNEKKLLMTELLQCGERYKRFTNGREVMDFCSSEYKK; the protein is encoded by the coding sequence TTGAAGATAGATATTATTGGAGCAGTTGGAAGTGGTAAGACTACATTAGCACACAAGATAGCTAAAGAATTCCATATTCCTTGTTATGAACAAGATAATGTTGTTTGGATTAGAACAAGTAAAGGTGATGTTAGGCGTACGGATGATGAAATAGAAAAAATTTTTTTTGATATATTAGAAAGTGAGAATTGGATAATTGAAGGTTCACCAAGAAAGCTTTTGAAAAAGCGCTACGAATATAGTGAATATATTATTTTTTTAGATACAAATTCTTTATTAAGACTGTATAGAATTTTAAGACGATGGATTCGGCAGAGATTTGGAAGAGAAGCTTATAATACCAAACCAACTTTAAAATTTTTATGGATGAATATAAAATGGCATTATGAATTTAATAATGAAAAGAAGTTGTTAATGACAGAATTACTACAATGTGGTGAAAGGTATAAGAGATTTACAAATGGACGAGAAGTTATGGATTTTTGTTCTAGTGAATACAAAAAGTAA
- the dapB gene encoding 4-hydroxy-tetrahydrodipicolinate reductase, with product MIKIVLNGCSGKMGKMITDCSTKFKNLEIVAGIDKFQSNAPYPIFENAQALNLEYDVLLDFSRAEALNDLLNLTEKTQKPLVICSTGFTPEDIALIDEKSKTLKLFRSGNMSFGINLISSLLKKITPMLYGNYDIEIIEKHHNQKVDAPSGTALMLADAAKESIKDTTTYVYGREGNAKREENEIGIHAVRGGGIIGDHEVIFAGTGEVIELTHKAISREVFAVGALKACEYMATVTIPGLYDMNDVIGLE from the coding sequence ATGATTAAAATAGTATTAAACGGCTGTTCAGGTAAAATGGGAAAAATGATTACTGACTGCTCTACTAAATTCAAAAATTTAGAAATAGTTGCTGGAATTGATAAGTTCCAAAGTAATGCACCCTACCCTATATTTGAAAATGCACAAGCTTTAAATCTTGAATATGATGTTTTATTAGATTTCTCAAGAGCCGAAGCTCTTAATGATTTATTAAACTTAACTGAAAAAACTCAAAAGCCATTAGTAATATGTTCTACTGGCTTTACACCAGAAGATATAGCACTAATAGATGAAAAAAGTAAAACTTTAAAATTATTTAGATCTGGCAATATGTCTTTTGGGATAAATTTAATAAGTTCTCTTTTAAAGAAAATCACTCCAATGCTTTATGGAAATTATGATATAGAAATAATCGAAAAACATCATAACCAAAAAGTTGATGCACCTAGCGGTACTGCATTAATGCTTGCAGACGCTGCTAAGGAATCTATAAAAGATACAACAACGTATGTTTATGGAAGAGAAGGCAATGCTAAAAGAGAAGAAAATGAAATTGGTATCCATGCTGTTAGAGGTGGTGGTATTATAGGCGATCACGAAGTTATCTTTGCTGGAACTGGTGAAGTAATTGAACTAACTCATAAAGCAATTTCAAGAGAAGTATTTGCAGTTGGTGCTTTAAAAGCCTGCGAATACATGGCTACTGTAACTATCCCAGGTCTTTATGACATGAATGATGTTATAGGGCTTGAATAA